In a single window of the Allobranchiibius huperziae genome:
- a CDS encoding cytochrome ubiquinol oxidase subunit I: MSNLDLARWQFAITTVYHFLFVPITIGLSAMVAGFETQWLRGRNPEMLRLAKFFGKLLLINFALGLVTGIVQEFQFGMNWSAYSRFFGDIFGAPLAFEALLAFFLESTFLGVWIFGWGRIPEKAHAACMWLVHIGTLLSAYFILAANSFMQHPVGWKYNATTGRAELTDFVAVLTNKVQLVTFPHVVASAYLVGGGVVMGVGLWLLHKHRGTKDSLMYRKAARIGAVVTLLAGAGVAVTGDTQGKIMTEVQPMKMAAAEALYTTQDHCAAFSLFTIGSLNGQSQKAAVKVPCVLSFLATGSFEGKVDGIDDLKASLPAQLQKQARAEGVPAAYSQPADAVYTPNIPLAYWSFRLMIGVGMTSTIVALGVLWVTRKGRTALAKPWVWAGIAVPLLPVLGNSFGWIFTETGRQPWLVYGVMSTKTGVSGNGAGTVLTSMVVFTLLYAALAVVEVRLFLDYTRRGADPAPPDPDAASTDEHDTPAPVSFVY; encoded by the coding sequence GTGAGCAACCTGGACCTCGCGAGATGGCAGTTCGCGATCACGACCGTCTACCACTTCCTCTTCGTCCCGATCACGATCGGCCTGTCGGCGATGGTCGCGGGCTTCGAGACCCAGTGGCTGCGCGGGCGCAACCCGGAGATGCTGCGGTTGGCGAAGTTCTTCGGCAAGCTGCTGCTGATCAACTTCGCGCTCGGGCTGGTGACCGGCATCGTGCAGGAGTTCCAGTTCGGGATGAACTGGTCGGCGTACAGCCGATTCTTCGGTGACATCTTCGGCGCACCGCTGGCGTTCGAGGCGCTGCTCGCGTTCTTCCTCGAGTCCACCTTCCTCGGCGTCTGGATCTTCGGCTGGGGCCGGATCCCGGAGAAGGCGCACGCCGCGTGCATGTGGCTGGTGCACATCGGCACCTTGCTGTCGGCGTACTTCATCCTCGCCGCGAACTCCTTCATGCAGCACCCGGTCGGCTGGAAGTACAACGCCACCACCGGCCGCGCCGAGCTCACCGACTTCGTCGCGGTGCTGACCAACAAGGTGCAGCTGGTCACCTTCCCGCACGTCGTCGCGAGCGCCTACCTCGTCGGCGGCGGGGTCGTGATGGGCGTCGGGCTGTGGCTGCTGCACAAGCACCGCGGCACCAAGGACTCGCTGATGTACCGCAAGGCCGCGCGGATCGGCGCCGTCGTCACGCTGCTGGCCGGCGCGGGCGTAGCCGTCACCGGTGACACCCAGGGCAAGATCATGACCGAGGTGCAGCCGATGAAGATGGCCGCCGCCGAAGCGCTCTACACCACCCAGGACCACTGCGCCGCGTTCTCCCTCTTCACCATCGGCTCCCTCAACGGGCAGTCGCAGAAGGCCGCCGTCAAGGTGCCGTGCGTGCTGTCCTTCCTCGCCACCGGCAGCTTCGAGGGCAAGGTCGACGGGATCGACGACCTCAAGGCGAGCCTGCCCGCACAGCTGCAGAAACAGGCACGCGCGGAGGGTGTGCCCGCGGCGTACAGCCAGCCGGCCGACGCGGTCTACACGCCCAACATCCCGCTGGCCTACTGGTCCTTCCGGCTGATGATCGGCGTCGGTATGACGTCCACGATCGTCGCGCTCGGCGTCCTGTGGGTCACCCGCAAGGGCCGCACCGCCCTGGCGAAACCGTGGGTCTGGGCGGGCATCGCCGTGCCGCTGCTGCCGGTCCTCGGCAACAGCTTCGGCTGGATCTTCACCGAGACCGGCCGCCAGCCGTGGCTGGTCTACGGCGTGATGAGCACCAAGACAGGCGTCTCCGGCAACGGGGCGGGCACCGTGCTCACCTCGATGGTCGTCTTCACCCTCCTGTACGCCGCCCTGGCCGTCGTCGAGGTGCGCCTCTTCCTCGACTACACCCGCCGCGGCGCCGACCCCGCGCCGCCCGACCCGGACGCGGCCTCCACCGACGAGCACGACACGCCCGCGCCCGTGTCGTTCGTCTACTGA
- a CDS encoding SDR family oxidoreductase, which yields MFIVGAGPGIGASAARRFARGGYRVGLIARDRVRLAALVDELRAQGGDAAAVAADITQSSHLRAAIAELTQQLGEPDVLLFSALPDVSLIKPVLDTSAEDLAAASALTIGGAATAVDAVAPAMRRRAAGTLLFTTGSGALSPSA from the coding sequence TTGTTCATCGTCGGCGCCGGCCCCGGCATCGGAGCTTCGGCGGCACGCCGCTTCGCCCGCGGCGGATACCGGGTCGGCCTCATCGCACGCGACCGCGTACGACTGGCTGCGCTGGTCGACGAACTGCGCGCGCAGGGCGGTGACGCCGCGGCGGTGGCGGCCGACATCACACAGAGCTCACACCTGCGCGCAGCAATCGCCGAGCTGACCCAGCAACTAGGCGAGCCCGACGTACTCCTCTTCAGCGCCCTGCCCGACGTCTCCCTGATCAAGCCGGTGCTGGACACCTCGGCGGAGGACCTCGCCGCCGCGAGCGCGCTGACCATCGGCGGGGCGGCCACCGCAGTCGACGCCGTGGCTCCCGCGATGCGGCGGCGAGCGGCCGGGACGCTGCTCTTCACCACGGGCAGCGGTGCGCTCAGCCCGAGCGCATGA
- a CDS encoding SDR family NAD(P)-dependent oxidoreductase: protein MPEKAAYDLTGRVAVVTGAARGIGHATATLLRERGARVVVTDRSDTVTEFESETVAALVGDVSDEAFARATMRHAVDRFGRLDILVNNAGRTLNKPITETSVADFDAILKVNAGGNFVQSREAFRVMEAAGSGVIVAVGSVSSVVAFETQTAYAASKGAIAQITRVVAMEGGKKGIRANAVLPGVIDTDLMEGVVDNGREMLASFGDAHPIGRIGRPEEVAEAIAFLASDAASFVTGALLPVDGGWTAQ, encoded by the coding sequence ATGCCTGAAAAGGCTGCGTACGATCTGACCGGCCGGGTGGCGGTGGTCACCGGGGCCGCTCGCGGTATCGGTCACGCCACGGCGACTCTGCTGCGGGAGCGCGGGGCCCGAGTGGTCGTCACGGACCGCTCCGACACGGTCACCGAATTCGAATCGGAAACCGTCGCGGCGCTGGTCGGAGACGTTTCTGACGAAGCATTCGCTCGCGCGACCATGCGTCACGCGGTCGACCGGTTCGGACGTCTCGACATTCTGGTGAACAACGCCGGCCGGACCCTCAACAAGCCGATCACGGAGACCAGCGTGGCCGATTTCGACGCCATTCTCAAAGTGAACGCCGGCGGCAACTTCGTCCAGTCGAGGGAAGCGTTCCGGGTGATGGAGGCCGCCGGATCCGGTGTGATCGTGGCCGTCGGATCGGTGTCCTCGGTGGTCGCCTTCGAGACGCAGACGGCGTACGCGGCGTCGAAGGGCGCCATCGCGCAGATCACCCGCGTGGTCGCGATGGAAGGGGGCAAAAAGGGGATCCGAGCCAACGCTGTTCTGCCCGGTGTCATCGACACCGACCTGATGGAGGGCGTGGTCGACAACGGTCGGGAGATGCTCGCGTCGTTCGGAGACGCTCACCCGATCGGCCGCATCGGGCGGCCGGAGGAGGTGGCCGAGGCGATCGCGTTCCTGGCCTCCGACGCCGCCAGCTTCGTCACCGGTGCGCTGCTGCCCGTGGACGGCGGGTGGACGGCGCAATGA
- a CDS encoding antibiotic biosynthesis monooxygenase codes for MTTTIDLHFRYRITDEARFDEYLALVPPITESQEPYVLEYELARDHDIVLQHERYEDEAAIARHLDVTAEGQRARAESTELLDIRFVGALSDDFKQRNDTPLATWWTRYRSVER; via the coding sequence ATGACGACCACCATCGACCTGCACTTCCGCTACCGCATCACCGACGAGGCGCGGTTCGACGAATACCTCGCCCTGGTGCCGCCGATCACGGAGAGTCAGGAGCCCTACGTGCTGGAGTACGAGCTGGCCCGGGACCACGACATCGTGCTCCAGCACGAGCGGTACGAGGATGAAGCGGCCATCGCCAGACACCTCGACGTCACTGCGGAGGGTCAACGCGCCCGGGCCGAGTCGACCGAACTGCTCGACATCCGCTTCGTGGGCGCCCTCAGCGACGACTTCAAGCAACGCAATGACACGCCGCTCGCCACCTGGTGGACGCGCTATCGCTCGGTCGAGCGCTAA
- a CDS encoding YybH family protein — protein MYEIGNKSVGDPAVIAEITAAMRAAAEAVGRDADGVVAMFLPDDSTVLFDYLRPGVTSLHDLRVTARDLLDVRGIAFHYPRITVRQLSDDIALSLADSHVEVPQPDGSLQVADARVTDVWQRVNGRWLAVHEHASVPIDMATGAAILTTPTDQESV, from the coding sequence ATGTACGAGATCGGGAACAAGTCCGTCGGCGATCCGGCTGTCATCGCCGAGATCACAGCGGCGATGCGTGCCGCTGCGGAAGCAGTGGGCCGCGATGCCGACGGCGTCGTCGCGATGTTCCTGCCGGACGACTCGACCGTCCTGTTCGACTACCTCCGGCCGGGGGTGACCTCCCTGCACGACCTCCGGGTCACCGCGCGCGACCTGCTCGACGTCCGCGGCATCGCCTTCCATTACCCCAGGATCACGGTCCGACAGTTGAGTGACGACATTGCGCTGTCCCTGGCCGACTCGCACGTCGAGGTCCCTCAGCCCGACGGTTCGCTCCAAGTGGCCGACGCTCGCGTGACCGACGTGTGGCAGCGCGTCAACGGCCGCTGGCTCGCCGTGCACGAGCACGCCTCCGTGCCGATCGACATGGCCACCGGCGCCGCGATCCTCACCACCCCGACCGACCAGGAGTCCGTATGA
- a CDS encoding AraC family transcriptional regulator, translated as MSLDRLDDLISRHAGGHLSTAVPRQILVREDRCVEGAALDYDTMLCVVTRGTKRTEVGGRSRAVERGEMLVSLVELPLTATFSSPYRSVCLLIDPEAVADVAPRTTQRLQSSDAGFTSASAGAPLLDALTRWVGLLDEPDAIGVLAPRYEEEVLYRVLTGPLGGVLLQAGQTGVLRRIRIAVRYLLDHYADDVAPQDLATMVAMSPSSFNRQFRAVTGMSPKQYQKHVRLERARRLLAQGAYTAQGAAAQVGYVSASHFNRDYVRHFGSTPRAHARITHGS; from the coding sequence ATGTCACTCGACCGACTTGACGACCTGATCTCCCGGCACGCCGGTGGGCACCTGTCCACCGCCGTTCCGCGCCAGATCCTCGTGCGAGAGGACCGCTGCGTCGAGGGCGCGGCCCTGGATTACGACACGATGTTGTGTGTCGTGACCCGGGGGACCAAGCGCACCGAGGTCGGCGGCAGGTCTCGGGCAGTCGAGCGAGGCGAGATGCTCGTCAGCCTGGTCGAGCTCCCGCTGACCGCGACGTTCTCATCGCCCTACCGATCTGTCTGCCTGCTCATCGACCCCGAGGCAGTCGCGGACGTCGCTCCGCGGACGACGCAGCGACTCCAGAGCAGCGACGCGGGGTTCACCAGCGCGTCGGCCGGCGCCCCGCTGCTCGATGCGCTCACCCGGTGGGTCGGTCTTCTCGACGAGCCCGACGCGATCGGCGTGCTCGCGCCTCGGTATGAGGAGGAAGTGCTCTACCGGGTGCTGACCGGCCCGCTCGGCGGCGTCCTGCTGCAGGCGGGGCAGACAGGTGTGCTGCGGCGGATCCGGATCGCGGTGCGGTACCTCCTCGATCACTACGCGGACGACGTCGCCCCGCAGGACCTCGCCACGATGGTCGCGATGAGCCCCTCGTCGTTCAACCGTCAGTTCCGGGCAGTGACCGGCATGAGCCCGAAGCAGTACCAGAAGCACGTCCGGCTCGAGCGGGCACGACGCCTGCTGGCACAAGGCGCGTACACAGCGCAGGGTGCGGCGGCGCAGGTCGGCTACGTGAGCGCGTCGCACTTCAACCGCGACTACGTGCGGCACTTCGGTAGCACGCCCCGTGCGCACGCACGCATCACTCACGGATCCTGA
- a CDS encoding DUF6602 domain-containing protein, producing the protein MTEQHRLREWMAAADREIQENYAENHAKAREPKRIQQTGHAAERAWGQLLERWLPPQYEIAYRRYILPEIEVDEYEIRETDIVILRPGYPQALRNKEEVLAAGVLAAFSVKLTLDGPGLAEGIAEAANIRRHTASRLGTPRQELTQPFRYGVLSHSHRLGQNPRKNLNNRYVAEDGIHASHPRESLDLVCVADLGVWAKLTATWMPVWDEAQRAIGNLVADHYSVQTMLMEEVTSLSEPKGEWPPPSQLSPLTVFISSLYSFLAQEDDTAEPFYRGLIGSGLSAAGWGTGREWQPAKAYSETTLASLPNRLVNGRDREWGMVY; encoded by the coding sequence ATGACGGAGCAGCACCGACTGCGAGAGTGGATGGCCGCGGCTGACCGCGAAATCCAGGAGAACTACGCAGAGAATCACGCCAAAGCGCGAGAACCCAAGCGAATTCAACAAACGGGTCATGCCGCCGAGCGCGCCTGGGGTCAGTTGCTTGAGCGCTGGCTGCCGCCCCAATACGAGATCGCCTATCGGCGCTACATCCTTCCGGAGATTGAGGTGGATGAGTACGAGATCCGCGAGACCGACATCGTCATTCTGCGCCCCGGCTATCCCCAGGCTCTGCGCAACAAGGAGGAGGTCCTGGCCGCGGGAGTCCTTGCCGCATTCTCCGTGAAATTGACTCTCGATGGCCCAGGGCTGGCAGAAGGAATCGCTGAAGCCGCCAACATCCGTCGCCACACGGCTTCTAGGCTCGGCACTCCACGGCAAGAACTTACGCAACCGTTTCGGTACGGCGTTCTGAGCCACTCCCACCGGCTTGGGCAAAACCCTCGCAAAAACCTGAACAATAGATATGTCGCTGAGGATGGTATTCACGCATCCCACCCACGTGAGTCTCTTGACCTCGTGTGCGTGGCCGATCTGGGCGTATGGGCGAAGTTGACAGCCACTTGGATGCCTGTGTGGGATGAGGCGCAACGGGCGATAGGCAACCTCGTGGCGGATCATTACTCGGTTCAGACCATGCTGATGGAGGAGGTCACCTCCCTATCGGAGCCCAAGGGCGAATGGCCACCTCCGAGCCAGTTGTCGCCCCTCACGGTATTCATCAGCAGCCTTTACTCGTTCCTTGCTCAGGAAGACGACACAGCCGAACCCTTCTATCGAGGGCTCATAGGCTCTGGACTCTCCGCGGCAGGCTGGGGCACCGGACGAGAGTGGCAGCCGGCCAAGGCATACTCGGAAACAACTCTGGCTAGCCTGCCGAATCGTTTGGTGAACGGCAGGGACCGAGAATGGGGAATGGTATACTGA
- a CDS encoding OsmC family protein, with protein sequence MNADALRELQSPLKKKYRDDPAAAKTPLHAEGDWSDGGITATVSSWAGPVRAGLHEATGGDGSDACSGDMLLQAVLACAGVTLRSVATVLGIEVRRARLSAIANFDARGTLGVSREAPVGIQGLVITARLDTDADDEALKKLGEMAERYCVVGQSLAEPPTIVVERAG encoded by the coding sequence ATGAATGCAGACGCTCTGCGAGAGCTCCAGTCGCCGCTGAAGAAGAAGTACCGCGACGACCCCGCCGCGGCCAAAACGCCACTGCACGCCGAGGGAGATTGGTCCGACGGGGGCATCACCGCGACCGTGAGCAGCTGGGCCGGTCCAGTGCGGGCCGGTCTGCACGAGGCGACCGGCGGCGACGGGTCGGACGCCTGCTCCGGCGACATGCTCCTGCAAGCGGTGCTCGCCTGCGCCGGAGTGACCCTGCGCAGCGTCGCGACCGTGCTCGGCATCGAGGTGCGGCGGGCCCGGCTCAGCGCGATCGCGAACTTCGACGCGCGTGGGACCCTCGGCGTGTCCCGCGAGGCCCCGGTCGGCATCCAGGGGTTGGTGATCACCGCCCGCCTCGACACCGACGCCGACGACGAGGCGCTGAAGAAGCTGGGCGAGATGGCCGAGCGTTACTGCGTGGTCGGACAGAGCCTCGCCGAGCCTCCGACGATCGTGGTCGAGCGAGCCGGGTGA
- a CDS encoding NmrA family NAD(P)-binding protein: MIIITGAAGALNGATLDHLLERMPANELVATMRDTAKAQPFIDRGVEVRRADYADPASLPAAFEGADQLLLVSSSDPTADGVALHRAAVDAAVAAGVGRILYTSHQAAAPDNPFFPGRDHFATEQMLAATGVPWTSLRNGFYAHSLAWLAGPWRETGIIAVPGDGPVSWTAREDAAEAAAIILASDGAYDGPTTITATAAPTFAELAEVASEVSGQTIRYELMDEQDWVDAQAAAGRPAHMATFLLGFYQAAHGGYFAGTDPLLHELLGREPRTARDALA; encoded by the coding sequence ATGATCATCATCACCGGAGCCGCCGGAGCCCTCAACGGCGCGACCCTCGACCACCTGCTCGAACGGATGCCCGCAAACGAGCTGGTCGCCACCATGCGCGACACCGCCAAGGCGCAACCCTTCATCGACCGGGGCGTCGAGGTTCGGCGCGCCGACTACGCTGACCCGGCGTCGCTGCCTGCCGCGTTCGAGGGTGCCGACCAACTGCTCCTGGTCTCCTCCAGCGATCCGACGGCCGACGGTGTCGCGTTGCACCGAGCCGCCGTCGACGCCGCTGTCGCTGCCGGCGTGGGGCGGATCCTCTACACGAGCCACCAGGCCGCGGCGCCCGACAACCCGTTCTTCCCGGGCCGAGACCACTTCGCCACCGAGCAGATGCTGGCGGCGACCGGGGTCCCGTGGACGTCGCTGCGCAACGGGTTCTACGCCCACAGCCTCGCGTGGCTCGCCGGCCCGTGGCGCGAGACCGGGATCATCGCCGTACCCGGTGACGGACCCGTCTCCTGGACGGCACGGGAGGACGCCGCCGAGGCGGCGGCGATCATCCTCGCCTCCGACGGCGCGTACGACGGGCCGACCACCATCACGGCGACCGCGGCGCCCACCTTCGCCGAGCTGGCCGAGGTGGCGTCCGAGGTGTCGGGTCAGACCATCCGCTACGAGCTGATGGACGAGCAGGACTGGGTCGACGCGCAGGCCGCAGCCGGACGGCCCGCACACATGGCCACCTTCCTGCTCGGCTTCTACCAAGCAGCGCACGGCGGCTACTTCGCCGGCACCGACCCGCTGCTTCACGAGCTCCTAGGCCGCGAGCCCCGCACCGCCCGCGACGCCCTTGCCTGA
- a CDS encoding TetR family transcriptional regulator yields MSDVAATRASTRAAIVDAAAGLLHEGGPAAVTTRGVAEQAGVQAPTIYRLFGDKDGLLEAVVEHVMATFVSAKATAVEEATAADVDPLADLRTSWRQQIDFGLANPAVFRLLSDPDRVIVSPAAQAGRQILAARVRRLATTARLRVTETRAVGLIQAAGVGTIQTLLATPPEERDPELADAMLDAVLARILTDASTETPSGPTATAVALRAFAPQLHALSESERQLLIEWLDRIT; encoded by the coding sequence GTGTCCGACGTCGCCGCCACCCGAGCAAGCACCCGCGCCGCCATCGTCGACGCGGCTGCAGGACTGCTGCACGAGGGCGGCCCCGCGGCGGTCACCACCCGGGGGGTCGCCGAGCAGGCCGGCGTCCAGGCCCCCACGATCTATCGGCTGTTCGGCGACAAGGACGGTCTCCTCGAGGCCGTCGTCGAGCACGTCATGGCCACCTTCGTCTCTGCCAAGGCCACCGCCGTCGAAGAGGCCACGGCAGCCGACGTGGACCCGCTCGCGGACCTGCGCACGAGCTGGCGCCAGCAGATCGACTTCGGGCTCGCGAACCCCGCCGTCTTCCGCCTCCTCAGCGACCCCGACCGGGTCATCGTCTCCCCGGCGGCGCAGGCGGGCAGGCAGATCCTGGCCGCCCGCGTACGCCGCTTGGCGACCACCGCGCGACTGCGCGTCACCGAGACGCGCGCCGTCGGTCTCATCCAGGCGGCGGGCGTCGGCACCATCCAGACGTTGCTCGCGACTCCGCCGGAAGAGCGGGATCCAGAACTCGCCGACGCCATGCTCGATGCCGTGCTGGCCCGCATCCTCACCGACGCATCCACCGAGACTCCCAGCGGTCCGACCGCGACGGCGGTCGCGCTCCGGGCCTTCGCCCCGCAGCTCCACGCGCTCAGTGAATCCGAGCGTCAGCTGCTGATCGAATGGCTCGACCGCATCACCTGA